One Setaria italica strain Yugu1 chromosome II, Setaria_italica_v2.0, whole genome shotgun sequence DNA segment encodes these proteins:
- the LOC101783435 gene encoding ribosomal RNA processing protein 36 homolog, protein MRGPNRRPTGASASTSSKREPEEDLPSASEESDEDEEVSSSSVSESESGSDDEDVARERELERALADVPFGELQRARADGSLALRTASAAKAAAEKKARRASKKRPMEISTKMRPPKLREVIQVPKKVVRDPRFEPIYGSVDKEGFRKRYNFLFDEDFPAEKQRLQEMIKKSKDPNAIEEMKSRVTWIDKQLKSHPRKNVESEILREHIKKEREAAKAGKRPYYLKRSELRERKLINKYEELKEAGKLDAFMEKRRRKNASKDHRYMPYRRNGDSA, encoded by the exons atgagaGGCCCCAACCGCCGCCCCACGGGAGCCTCCGCCTCGACGTCTAGCAAGCGCGAACCGGAGGAAGACTTGCCCAGCGCATCCGAAGAGTCGGACGAGGACGAG GAGGTCTCCTCGTCGTCGGTGTCGGAGTCCGAGTCAGGGAGCGACGACGAGGATGTGGCGCGGGAGCGGGAGCTGGAGCGCGCGCTGGCCGACGTGCCCTTCGGAGAGCTGCAGCGCGCGAGGGCCGACGGGTCGCTCGCCTTGCGGACTGCCTCTGCGGCCAAAGCAGCCGCAGAGAAGAAGGCTCGCAGGGCTAGCAAGAAGAG GCCGATGGAGATAAGCACGAAAATGCGGCCACCGAAGCTCAGGGAGGTGATCCAGGTTCCCAAGAAG GTTGTAAGGGATCCCAGATTTGAACCTATATATGGATCTGTTGACAAAGAAGG GTTCAGGAAAAGATACAATTTCTTATTTGATGAAGACTTTCCTGCTGAAAAACAG AGACTTCAAGAAATGATTAAGAAATCGAAGGACCCAAATGCCATTGAAGAAATGAAGAGTCGTGTCACATGGATT GATAAGCAGTTGAAGTCGCATCCTCGAAAGAATGTTGAATCAGAGATCCTGCGCGAACATATTAAGAAAGAGAGGGAAGCAGCAAAGGCCGGAAAGCGACCATACTATCTTAAGAGAT CTGAACTTCGCGAAAGGAAGTTGATTAATAAGTACGAGGAGCTCAAG GAGGCAGGAAAACTTGATGCCTTCATGGagaagcggcggaggaagaATGCTTCTAAAGATCACCGGTACATGCCATACCGAAGGAATGGGGACAGTGCATGA
- the LOC101783841 gene encoding F-box protein PP2-A13, translating to MGGVASSARGGRGGDGTVLGDLPESCVAEVLLRLDPPEICRMARLSRTFRGAASGDGVWESKLPRNYARLLAAAAAGVGGERQAAAATALEAETLPKKDVYARLCRRNRFDGGKKEFWLDKGGGGVCMSISSMALSITGIEDRRYWNFIPNDESRFHTVAYLSQIWWFEVRGEVEFCFPEGTYSLFYRVHLGRPFKRLGRRVYSSEHIHGWDIKPVRFQMSTSDGQQAQSKCYFTDPGVWINHHVGDFVVKDSNKPTNIRFAMIQIDCTHTKGGLCVDSVVVKPQYLTQQKAPRRFV from the exons ATGGGCGGCGTGGCCTCGTCGGCGagagggggacggggaggtgACGGCACGGTGCTGGGGGACTTGCCGGAGAGCTGCGTCGCGGAGGTGCTGCTCAGGCTGGACCCGCCGGAGATCTGCCGGATGGCGCGGCTCAGCCGCACGTTCCGAGGGGCCGCGTCCGGGGACGGCGTCTGGGAGTCCAAGCTGCCGAGGAACTACGCTCGCCTcctggccgctgccgcggccggcGTTGGAGGAGAgcggcaggccgccgccgccacggcgcttGAGGCGGAGACGCTGCCCAAGAAGGATGTGTACGCGCGGCTGTGCCGCCGGAACCGCTTCGATGGCGGCAAAAAG gAGTTCTGGCTGGACAAGGGTGGTGGAGGTGTCTGCATGTCAATCTCGTCAATGGCACTTTCAATAACGGGCATTGAAGATAGGAGATATTGGAATTTCATTCCCAATGATGAATCAAG ATTTCACACGGTTGCTTATCTCTCACAAATTTGGTGGTTCGAAGTCAGAGGGGAGGTTGAATTCTGCTTCCCAGAAGGTACTTATAGCCTTTTCTACCGTGTTCATCTAGGCCGACCATTCAAGCGGCTTGGAAGACGGGTTTATAGCTCAGAGCACATCCATGGCTGGGACATAAAGCCAGTGCGCTTCCAAATGTCAACTTCCGATGGACAGCAAGCTCAATCCAAGTGCTATTTTACTGATCCGGGTGTCTGGATCAATCACCATGTTGGGGACTTTGTTGTGAAGGACTCGAACAAACCGACAAACATCCGGTTTGCGATGATTCAAATTGACTGCACGCACACGAAAGGAGGCCTCTGCGTGGATTCAGTGGTGGTGAAACCGCAGTACCTCACGCAGCAAAAAGCACCTCGGCGTTTTGTGTAG
- the LOC101784253 gene encoding E3 ubiquitin ligase BIG BROTHER, translated as MATPTTYSVRISSETHKIETWLSSDEALARQLQEEENTRDAAADTREFTGNVSLEPSSPAVEYRPAQNAAQVAREDNVDPDNMSYEQLQALGEAVGTQSRGLSDELISYLEPFRHKCTLFSRNKNNEECVICKTTYKSRQKMIRLPCSHCYHANCITRWLKINKACPVCNEEVFG; from the exons ATGGCGACTCCCACCACCTACTCAGTCCGCATCTCCTCAGAGACCCACAAGATCGAGACCTGGCTGTCGTCTGACGAAGCTCTGGCCAGGCAgctgcaggaggaggagaacacGCGCGACGCCGCTGCCGACACCAGAGAATTCACCG GTAATGTGTCCTTGGAGCCATCGTCACCGGCTGTTGAGTACAGGCCTGCACAGAATGCAGCTCAG GTGGCACGGGAAGACAATGTGGACCCAGATAATATGTCGTATGAG CAACTACAAGCATTAGGGGAAGCAGTAGGAACTCAGTCCAGAGGGTTATCTGATGAGCTGATATCTTATTTGGAGCCATTTAGGCACAAGTGCACCTTATTCTCCAGGAATAAGAACAATGAAGA ATGTGTGATATGCAAAACGACTTATAAGAGCCGTCAGAAGATGATAAGACTGCCCTGCAGCCATTGTTATCATGCAAATTGTATAACTCGCTGGCTTAAGATCAACAAG GCATGCCCAGTCTGCAACGAGGAGGTATTTGGATGA
- the LOC101784646 gene encoding anther-specific protein MZm3-3, with amino-acid sequence MAMVTAAAEPQPRAALSLLLLLLALLLVVLGGAEAQQQTCAGQLSGLAPCARYSVPPAPGQAPPAPGPECCSALGAVSRDCACETFGIINSLPAKCGLPPVSCR; translated from the exons ATGGCGATGGTaacggccgccgccgagccgcagccgcgcgcggcgctgtccctgctgctgctgctcctggccTTGCTCCTGGTGGTGCTGGGCGGCGCCGAGGCGCAGCAGCAGACGTGCGCGGGGCAGCTGAGCGGGCTAGCCCCCTGCGCGCGCTACAgcgtgccgccggcgccggggcaggCGCCCCCGGCGCCCGGGCCGGAGTGCTGCTCCGCGCTGGGGGCCGTGTCCAGGGACTGCGCCTGCGAGACGTTCGGCATCATCAACAGCCTGCCGGCCAAGTGCGGCCTCCCACCAGTCAGCTGCCGCT AG
- the LOC101785040 gene encoding plant UBX domain-containing protein 8 — translation MARPPQEAIDTFVSITGADEALAVRKLEEHGGDLNRAINSHFNEGDNTLNGINQNPIPASREDMMDLDGPLDNTFQRSLFPENFRDPFALMDPDFQQQFFDRVGSTDSASRGPMVSHPREVREIPIEVKDGDPQTGPSGQAPVIEDVTGNESSHGPEVHETIIIDDEDDILPSAPSAPHANIPSNTSSTPSAPPLVHVNDYDDDIEEEMIRAAIEASKKDAEGLANIEEQGRDQHPEGVNLGEHSSDGADMGTTGGTLERQGLASGKAGTSRQPIDEESFQEDTEDVEEQPLVRRRSRRVPSENTESAQMVQPGPPSPALNNRQSNGDDFPSEWGGISSEEHDEAVMLEAAMFGGVPEGPTYHFSMPSHRSSTYYPPLVHSPSPALTEQRLLREQQDDEYLASLQADQEKELKALQEAELRRLEETAAREAALEKQKQEDEERRKKQLEEEELESNLASKQASLPSEPPLDIEGAVTVVVRMPDGSRQGRRFLKTDKLQFLFDFLDIGRTCKPGTYRLVRTYPRRTFTTSEGDVSFSDLGLTSKQEALFLEHITE, via the exons ATGGCGAGGCCGCCGCAGGAGGCGATCGACACCTTCGTCAGCATCACGGGGGCGGACGAAGCCCTCGCCGTCCGCAAGCTCGAG GAACATGGTGGTGACCTCAATCGGGCCATCAATTCGCATTTCAATGAAGGAGACAACACACT GAATGGAATCAATCAAAACCCTATACCTGCTAGTCGTGAAGATATGATGGACCTGGATGGACCACTTGATAATACATTTCAAAGATCTTTGTTCCCAGAGAATTTCCGTGACCCTTTTGCACTGATGGATCCGGATTTTCAGCAACAATTTTTCGACAGAGTTGGCTCCACTGATAGTGCCAGTCGTGGGCCGATGGTTTCACACCCTAGAGAGGTGAGAGAGATTCCTATCGAAGTTAAGGATGGTGATCCTCAAACGGGTCCATCTGGTCAGGCCCCTGTTATTGAGGATGTTACTGGAAATGAGTCTTCACATGGCCCTGAAGTTCATGAAACTATCAtaattgatgatgaggatgacatACTGCCATCTGCACCATCCGCTCCTCATGCTAATATCCCTAGCAATACATCTTCTAcgccatctgctcctccatTGGTTCATGTTAATGATTATGATGATGACATAGAAGAGGAAATGATTAGGGCGGCAATTGAAGCTTCAAAGAAGGATGCTGAAGGACTGGCAAAT ATAGAAGAGCAAGGACGAGATCAACATCCAGAGGGAGTGAACTTGGGTGAGCATTCTTCTGATGGAGCAGACATGGGAACTACGGGTGGGACACTTGAAAG GCAAGGACTAGCTTCAGGAAAGGCTGGAACATCTAGGCAACCAATAGATGAAGAGAGCTTCCAAGAGGATACTGAAGATGTAGAAGAACAACCGTTAGTCAGACGTCGTTCTAGGCGTGTCCCATCTGAAAACACTGAGTCAGCACAAATGGTGCAACCAGGCCCTCCTAGCCCTGCGCTGAACAATCGCCAGTCTAATGGAGATGATTTCCCATCTGAG TGGGGCGGCATTTCTTCTGAAGAACACGATGAAGCTGTTATGCTTGAGGCTGCAATGTTTGGTGGTGTTCCTGAAGGACCAACATATCATTTCTCCATGCCTTCTCACAGAAGCTCAACTTATTATCCCCCACTGGTGCATTCTCCTTCACCAGCATTAACCGAACAACGGTTGTTACGAGAGCAGCAG GATGATGAGTACCTTGCATCTCTACAAGCTGACCAAGAAAAGGAATTAAAGGCCTTACAGGAGGCTGAGCTCCGCCGCCTAGAAGAAACTGCTGCAAGAGAAGCTGCTCTTGAAAAACAGAAGCAAGAGGACGAGGAAAGACGCAAAAAGCAACTTGAGGAAGAG GAGCTAGAGTCCAATCTCGCGTCTAAGCAAGCATCATTACCATCTGAACCACCTCTGGACATAGAAGGTGCTGTGACAGTTGTAGTTCGCATGCCTGACGGTAGTCGACAGGGGCGTCGCTTTCTCAAAACTGATAAGCTtcag TTCCTATTTGATTTCTTAGACATCGGGAGGACTTGCAAGCCAGGGACCTACAGATTG GTCAGGACATACCCAAGGCGTACCTTTACCACCAGTGAGGGTGACGTATCATTCAGTGATCTTGGCCTCACAAGCAAGCAGGAAGCCCTGTTTCTAGAACATATCACAGAATAG